One stretch of Corynebacterium imitans DNA includes these proteins:
- a CDS encoding MOSC domain-containing protein, giving the protein MNRVLSVNIARPQQDPGGAARQSGINKQPAARLDVVAPGPNYGDGSGVVGDVIGDTAHHGGAQKAVYAFSRERLDWWGNQLSYPLDNGMFGENLTTEGIDWTAVLINQRFRIGEVELEVSVPRSPCRTFAAWIGEPQWIKAFTKSGDCGCYFRVNKEGAIAPGDTIEVLDEPDHGFTMGEAFRAKMGDKDLSRRLWELRIMPPLYQERLDARFG; this is encoded by the coding sequence ATGAACCGTGTACTGAGCGTGAATATTGCCCGCCCGCAACAGGACCCCGGCGGGGCGGCGCGGCAAAGCGGCATTAATAAACAGCCAGCCGCACGCCTCGACGTGGTGGCCCCGGGGCCGAACTACGGCGACGGCAGCGGCGTGGTCGGTGACGTCATTGGCGACACCGCTCACCACGGCGGCGCCCAGAAGGCGGTGTATGCCTTTAGCCGCGAGCGCCTCGACTGGTGGGGCAACCAACTGTCATACCCACTGGACAACGGGATGTTCGGCGAGAACCTCACCACCGAAGGTATCGACTGGACCGCGGTGCTGATTAACCAGCGCTTCCGCATTGGCGAGGTGGAACTTGAGGTCAGCGTGCCGCGCTCGCCGTGCCGGACCTTCGCGGCGTGGATCGGCGAGCCGCAGTGGATCAAGGCCTTTACCAAAAGCGGGGACTGCGGTTGCTACTTCCGCGTGAACAAGGAAGGCGCGATCGCGCCGGGAGACACGATCGAGGTACTCGACGAGCCTGACCACGGATTCACCATGGGCGAGGCCTTCCGCGCGAAAATGGGGGATAAGGATCTCTCCCGACGCCTGTGGGAGCTGCGCATCATGCCGCCGCTGTACCAGGAGCGCCTCGACGCGCGGTTTGGGTGA